The following proteins are co-located in the Canis aureus isolate CA01 chromosome X, VMU_Caureus_v.1.0, whole genome shotgun sequence genome:
- the CNGA2 gene encoding cyclic nucleotide-gated channel alpha-2, which produces MTEKSNGVKSSPANNHNHHAPPAIKANGKDDPRTSSRPQSAADDDTSSELQRLAEMDAPQRGRGGFHRIVRLVGVIREWANKNFREEEARPDSFLERFRGPELQTVTTQQGDGKGDKDGEGKGTKKKFELFVLDPAGDWYYRWLFVIAMPVLYNWCLLVARACFSDLQKGYYLVWLVLDYFSDVVYITDLFIRLRTGFLEQGLLVKDSKKLRDNYIHTLQFKLDVASIIPTDLIYFAVGIHRPELRFNRLLHFARMFEFFDRTETRTSYPNIFRISNLVLYILVIIHWNACIYYAISKSIGFGVDTWVYPNITDPEYGYLAREYIYCLYWSTLTLTTIGETPPPVKDEEYLFVIFDFLIGVLIFATIVGNVGSMISNMNATRAEFQAKIDAVKHYMQFRKVSKEMEAKVIKWFDYLWTNKKSVDEREVLKNLPAKLRAEIAINVHLSTLKKVRIFQDCEAGLLVELVLKLRPQVFSPGDYICRKGDIGKEMYIIKEGKLAVVADDGVTQYALLSAGSCFGEISILNIKGSKMGNRRTANIRSLGYSDLFCLSKDDLMEAVTEYPDAKKVLEERGREILMKEGLLDETEVAASMDIDVQEKLEQLETNMETLYTRFGRLLAEYTGAQQKLKQRITVLETKMKQNNEDDYLSDGITSPEPAVADKP; this is translated from the exons ATGACAGAAAAATCCAATGGTGTGAAGAGTTCCCCAGCCAATAACCACAACCACCATGCACCTCCTGCCATCAAGGCCAATGGCAAAGATGACCCCAGGACCAGCAGCAG GCCACAGTCTGCCGCTGATGATGACACCTCCTCAGAACTTCAGAGGCTGGCGGAGATGGATGCCCCCCAGCGGGGAAGGGGTGGCTTCCACAG GATTGTCCGCCTGGTGGGGGTCATCAGAGAGTGGGCCAACAAGAATTTCCGTGAGGAGGAAGCTCGACCTGACTCGTTCCTGGAGCGTTTCCGTGGGCCCGAGCTCCAGACTGTGACAACGCAGCAAGGGGATGGCAAAGGCGACAAGGACGGCGAGGGCAAGGGCACCAA AAAGAAATTTGAACTATTTGTCTTGGATCCAGCTGGGGACTGGTACTACCGCTGGCTATTTGTCATTGCCATGCCTGTTCTCTACAACTGGTGCCTGCTGGTGGCCAG agcctgcttcagTGACCTACAGAAAGGCTACTACCTAGTGTGGCTGGTGCTGGACTACTTCTCAGATGTGGTGTATATCACGGACCTCTTCATTCGATTGCGCACAG GTTTTTTGGAGCAGGGGCTGCTGGTCAAAGATTCTAAGAAGTTGCGGGACAACTATATCCACACACTGCAGTTCAAGCTGGACGTGGCTTCTATTATTCCCACAGACTTGATCTATTTTGCTGTGGGCATCCACAGACCTGAGCTGCGCTTCAACCGCCTGCTACACTTTGCCCGCATGTTTGAATTCTTTGATCGCACTGAGACACGCACCAGCTACCCTAACATATTCCGAATCAGCAACCTGGTCCTCTACATCTTGGTCATCATCCACTGGAATGCCTGCATCTACTATGCCATCTCCAAGTCCATTGGCTTTGGCGTTGACACCTGGGTTTATCCCAACATCACTGACCCTGAGTATGGCTACCTGGCTAGAGAATACATCTACTGCCTTTACTGGTCTACGCTGACACTCACCACCATTGGAGAGACACCACCCCCTGTAAAGGATGAGGAGTACTTATTTGTCATCTTTGACTTCCTGATTGGTGTCCTCATCTTTGCCACCATTGTGGGAAACGTGGGCTCCATGATCTCCAACATGAATGCCACTCGGGCTGAATTCCAGGCCAAGATTGATGCTGTCAAACATTACATGCAGTTCCGAAAGGTCAGTAAAGAGATGGAAGCCAAGGTAATTAAATGGTTTGACTACTTGTGGACCAATAAGAAGAGTGTGGATGAGCGGGAAGTTCTCAAGAACTTGCCAGCCAAGCTGAGGGCTGAGATAGCCATCAATGTCCATCTGTCCACACTCAAAAAAGTGCGCATCTTCCAGGATTGTGAGGCTGGCCTGCTGGTGGAGCTAGTATTGAAGCTTCGTCCTCAGGTCTTCAGTCCTGGTGATTACATTTGCCGCAAGGGGGATATTGGCAAGGAGATGTACATAATCAAGGAGGGCAAATTGGCAGTGGTGGCTGATGATGGTGTTACTCAATATGCCCTGCTTTCGGCTGGGAGTTGCTTTGGAGAGATCAGTATCCTTAACATTAAGGGCAGCAAAATGGGCAATCGACGCACAGCCAACATCCGTAGCCTTGGTTACTCAGATCTCTTTTGCTTGTCCAAGGATGATCTTATGGAAGCCGTGACTGAGTACCCTGATGCCAAGAAGGTCTTGGAGGAGAGGGGCCGGGAGATCCTGATGAAGGAGGGGTTGCTGGATGAGACTGAGGTGGCAGCCAGCATGGACATAGATGTGCAAGAGAAGCTAGAGCAGCTGGAGACCAACATGGAGACCTTGTACACTCGCTTTGGCCGCTTGCTGGCTGAATACACGGGAGCCCAGCAAAAGCTCAAGCAGCGCATTACGGTTCTGGAAACCAAGATGAAGCAGAACAATGAGGATGATTACCTGTCAGATGGGATTACCAGCCCCGAGCCAGCTGTTGCTGATAAGCCATGA
- the FATE1 gene encoding fetal and adult testis-expressed transcript protein, translated as MAGGPPTIKEEMETSIAEELVPGNYGKSQEHLVIAEMMEHGSQSVGASQQRQKADPKAAGSAAGQSGWNMTGNRSKKAGPQLPLPRMLREPGHGDAHSQEHPHGFQNMRFHYERNPETDMMTEIGLEELNGLEMEVMKRQLQVITSRLRALEDQGATWRHREALFFTVLVSACIANLWLWMRQ; from the exons ATGGCAGGAGGCCCCCCTACTATCAAGGAGGAGATGGAAACATCCATCGCTGAAGAGCTGGTTCCTGGAAACTATGGGAAAAGCCAGGAGCACCTGGTGATAGCAG AAATGATGGAGCATGGATCCCAGTCTGTGGGTGCTTCTCAGCAGCGACAGAAGGCGGATCCAAAGGCTGCTGGCTCTGCTGCAGGTCAATCGGGTTGGAATATGACTGGCAACCGGAGCAAGAAAGCG GGGCCCCAGCTGCCATTACCCAGAATGTTGAGAGAACCAGGCCACGGTGATGCCCATTCCCAGGAGCATCCTCATGGCTTCCAAAACATGAGGTTCCATTATGAGCG caACCCAGAGACTGATATGATGACAGAGATTGGCCTAGAAGAGCTCAATGGATTGGAGATGGAAGTCATGAAAAGGCAG CTGCAGGTGATCACCAGCCGCCTGCGAGCCCTGGAGGACCAGGGCGCCACCTGGCGTCACAGGGAAGCTCTGTTCTTCACCGTGCTGGTGTCGGCCTGCATTGCCAACCTGTGGCTGTGGATGCGCCAGTGA